In a single window of the Dysgonomonas mossii genome:
- a CDS encoding phospholipase A, with protein sequence MKAIFYIIIVLFILIIHIPRVYSQENTILQVDSISLRNNYLNEMQSINVLKHKPIEVSEDLVRSVLDKQAPFAVYKDNYMVTGIPLNKSVTRKTADAFFQFSIRHRVTRSVLPFNSFLYITYSQKSFWDIYDESSPFSDTNYNPGIGIGRYVIKDNKLKGAMMISLEHESNGKAGEDSRSWNYINLSAKYFYNMRLSAKAQIYLPYVDGGNNKDLLRYKGYGIFSVNYIDKENLWWFSLNIIPRDKIINPNLHTSLSFRVSKISNQYLTLDYYAGYGEGLLNYKKYTNQVRIGFTIKPDFFSAY encoded by the coding sequence ATGAAAGCAATATTTTATATAATAATCGTATTGTTTATCCTCATTATACACATACCCAGGGTCTACTCACAGGAAAATACTATCTTACAGGTAGATAGTATTTCACTTCGGAATAACTATCTGAATGAGATGCAGTCAATAAATGTATTGAAACATAAACCGATTGAAGTTTCGGAAGACCTTGTAAGGTCAGTACTCGACAAACAGGCTCCTTTTGCGGTATATAAGGATAATTATATGGTAACCGGAATCCCTTTAAATAAATCTGTAACCCGCAAAACAGCGGATGCATTTTTCCAATTTAGCATTCGTCATAGAGTTACCAGAAGTGTACTCCCTTTCAACTCATTCTTATACATTACTTATTCTCAGAAATCATTTTGGGATATTTACGATGAATCAAGTCCTTTCAGCGATACAAATTATAATCCGGGAATAGGCATAGGTAGGTATGTGATAAAAGACAACAAACTGAAAGGGGCAATGATGATTTCTTTGGAACACGAATCGAATGGTAAAGCAGGAGAAGATTCCCGTAGTTGGAACTATATAAATCTGTCAGCTAAATACTTTTACAATATGCGATTATCGGCTAAAGCTCAAATATATCTACCCTATGTAGATGGTGGTAATAATAAAGATTTGTTGCGCTACAAAGGATATGGAATCTTTTCGGTCAATTATATTGATAAGGAAAATTTATGGTGGTTTAGCCTTAATATAATCCCTCGAGATAAGATTATAAACCCTAATTTACATACATCTTTATCATTTAGAGTATCTAAAATTTCAAATCAATACTTAACTTTGGATTATTATGCAGGATATGGAGAAGGGTTGCTAAATTACAAGAAATATACAAATCAGGTAAGAATAGGATTTACGATAAAACCGGATTTCTTCAGTGCATATTAA
- a CDS encoding YgaP family membrane protein, translating to MKREYIIRIVAGTMVLTGISLAYFVSIGWLFLPAFVGVNLIQSSFTKFCPLEILLDKLNIKR from the coding sequence ATGAAACGTGAATATATTATACGGATAGTAGCGGGAACAATGGTACTAACAGGTATTTCTCTGGCTTATTTTGTTTCTATCGGATGGCTGTTCTTACCTGCATTTGTTGGTGTGAATCTTATACAGTCTTCGTTCACTAAATTTTGCCCGTTAGAAATCCTGCTCGATAAACTGAATATTAAACGGTAA
- a CDS encoding efflux RND transporter permease subunit — MENGISGKIAGAFIKSKLSILLMLAFMLLGLFSIYFIPREEEPQIEVPMADIMIGYPGATPQEVESGVVQPIEKIISNIKGVEHVYSTSMNGMGMLTVQFYVGEDVERSLVKLYNEMMKNMDRMPQGATMPLVKSRAIDDVPALAFTFWSDKMGDYQIRQVAEVVGNEIKKIPDVAQVNIVGGQSRQVKVMLDKDKMAQSKLDFRSIAQSLQVNNAQMQSGNIVTGDMVYSVQTGNFFANVDEVKNLIVGTNDNQPVYLYQIAEVEDGPEVPKQYVSFGYGAASGDKKAGMPDDYSAVTISIAKKKGADAMKLAEVVIDKVDHLKKDVITKDLNVEVSRNYGETASHKVSELLFHLSIAIIVVTLFVMIAMGWRGGLVVFLSVPVTFALTLFAYYFLGYTLNRITLFALVFVTGIVVDDSIVIAENMHRHFKMKKLPPLQAALYAINEVGNPTILATLTVIAAVLPMAFVSGMMGPYMSPMPIGASIAMIFSLLVALTLTPYFGYLFLRHKEKNGKGEDSAEKELDLHETKIYKLYAKIVTPFLESRKRRWTFMIGLTVVLLGSFVLFYTKSVPVKMLPFDNKNEFQVVIDMPEGTTLERTAAVAKELAVYISRNDKVTNYQTYVGTSAPISFNGLVRHYDMRMGDNVADIQVNLVDKGERSEQSHDIATSVRADLQAIGKKYNANVKIVEVPPGPPVMSTIAAEIYGPDYDQQIAVAKQVKDILTATDNVVDVDWSVEDAQTEYKFEVDKDKAMKLGIPNAQVVQNMRAALSGMPVGILHQPSSVNQVGIVLQLSEKEKSSIEDVLSMKVVNQQGMAIPVSDLVKVTKGEKEKSIHRKDQKRVVYILTEVAGSLESPIYPITEVSDKLSQVKLPDGYTLSEEYSKQPKYEDNFSLKWDGEWQITYEVFRDLGLAFLFVLIIIYVLIVAWFQNFITPLVQLAAIPLSLIGIIFGHWIMGAYFSAPSMIGFIALAGIMVRNSVLLIDFIDIRLKDGIPLKQAVIEAGAVRTTPIILTAGGVVLGAIVILFDPIFQGLAISLMGGTITSTVLTLIVVPLLYFKMLKKKVK, encoded by the coding sequence ACCTATCGAAAAAATCATATCGAATATCAAAGGTGTAGAGCATGTTTATTCTACTTCTATGAATGGTATGGGTATGCTCACCGTGCAATTTTATGTGGGCGAAGATGTGGAACGTTCGTTAGTAAAACTTTACAACGAAATGATGAAGAATATGGATCGTATGCCACAAGGTGCTACTATGCCATTGGTAAAATCACGAGCCATAGATGATGTACCTGCATTAGCTTTCACTTTTTGGAGTGATAAAATGGGTGATTACCAAATACGCCAGGTAGCAGAAGTAGTTGGCAACGAGATAAAGAAAATACCGGATGTAGCACAAGTGAATATCGTAGGTGGACAAAGTCGACAAGTGAAAGTCATGCTCGACAAAGACAAGATGGCTCAAAGCAAGCTCGACTTTCGATCAATAGCCCAATCACTGCAAGTAAATAATGCACAGATGCAAAGCGGAAATATCGTAACAGGAGATATGGTTTACTCTGTGCAGACAGGCAATTTCTTTGCGAATGTAGATGAAGTGAAGAATCTGATTGTAGGAACAAATGATAATCAGCCGGTTTACCTGTATCAAATAGCAGAAGTAGAAGACGGACCGGAAGTACCCAAACAATATGTTTCGTTTGGATATGGAGCTGCGTCAGGCGATAAAAAAGCCGGCATGCCCGACGACTATTCGGCTGTAACTATTTCTATTGCCAAGAAAAAAGGTGCTGATGCAATGAAGCTGGCAGAAGTAGTCATTGATAAAGTAGATCACCTGAAAAAAGATGTCATCACAAAGGATCTGAATGTGGAAGTCTCTCGTAATTATGGAGAAACTGCGTCGCATAAAGTATCCGAATTACTGTTCCACTTATCTATTGCAATTATAGTTGTAACCCTGTTTGTAATGATAGCTATGGGATGGCGTGGTGGTTTGGTGGTATTTCTTTCCGTGCCTGTAACATTTGCCCTCACTCTTTTTGCTTATTACTTCTTGGGATATACACTCAATCGTATTACACTGTTTGCTTTGGTGTTTGTTACAGGTATTGTTGTGGATGACTCCATTGTGATTGCGGAAAATATGCACCGTCACTTCAAGATGAAAAAACTACCACCGTTACAAGCTGCGCTATATGCTATCAATGAGGTAGGGAATCCGACTATCTTGGCAACGCTGACTGTTATCGCTGCCGTACTGCCCATGGCATTCGTATCGGGAATGATGGGGCCATATATGAGTCCGATGCCTATAGGTGCATCCATAGCCATGATTTTCTCATTGCTAGTAGCACTAACATTGACTCCATATTTCGGATACTTATTCTTAAGACATAAAGAAAAGAATGGAAAAGGAGAGGATTCCGCAGAAAAAGAATTGGATTTACACGAAACAAAAATATATAAGTTATATGCTAAAATAGTAACACCGTTTTTGGAAAGCAGAAAACGCCGCTGGACATTTATGATTGGCTTAACTGTCGTTTTACTGGGATCGTTTGTGTTGTTTTATACAAAATCTGTTCCGGTAAAAATGTTGCCTTTCGACAATAAGAATGAATTTCAAGTGGTAATAGATATGCCGGAGGGAACGACTTTGGAACGTACTGCCGCCGTAGCTAAAGAATTAGCTGTATATATCAGCCGAAATGATAAAGTAACCAATTATCAAACTTATGTGGGAACTTCTGCTCCTATCAGCTTCAATGGATTGGTTCGCCACTATGATATGCGAATGGGTGACAATGTAGCTGATATACAGGTTAATCTTGTTGACAAAGGAGAACGTAGCGAACAGAGTCATGATATAGCGACATCGGTGCGTGCCGATTTGCAAGCTATCGGCAAAAAATACAATGCCAATGTAAAAATAGTAGAGGTACCGCCCGGTCCTCCTGTAATGTCTACAATTGCAGCCGAGATATATGGTCCTGACTATGATCAACAAATAGCTGTAGCCAAACAAGTGAAAGATATACTGACTGCGACAGATAACGTTGTTGATGTGGATTGGTCGGTAGAAGATGCTCAGACTGAATATAAGTTTGAGGTGGATAAAGACAAAGCTATGAAATTGGGAATTCCAAATGCACAAGTAGTTCAGAATATGAGAGCGGCTCTATCGGGTATGCCTGTAGGTATATTGCATCAACCTTCGTCAGTCAATCAAGTAGGTATTGTACTTCAACTGTCAGAAAAAGAGAAATCAAGCATAGAAGATGTATTAAGCATGAAAGTTGTGAATCAACAAGGTATGGCAATTCCCGTTAGCGATTTAGTGAAAGTCACTAAAGGTGAAAAGGAAAAGAGTATTCACCGCAAAGATCAAAAACGTGTAGTTTACATATTAACCGAAGTTGCAGGAAGTTTAGAAAGCCCTATATATCCTATTACGGAAGTGTCGGATAAGTTATCTCAGGTAAAACTTCCTGATGGATACACTTTATCAGAAGAATATAGTAAGCAACCAAAATATGAAGACAACTTTTCCTTAAAGTGGGATGGAGAATGGCAAATAACATACGAGGTGTTCCGCGATTTAGGATTAGCATTCTTATTTGTATTAATTATTATCTATGTACTCATTGTCGCATGGTTCCAAAACTTTATCACACCATTGGTACAGCTGGCTGCTATACCTCTATCATTGATTGGTATTATTTTCGGCCACTGGATTATGGGAGCTTACTTTAGTGCTCCGTCTATGATTGGATTTATTGCCTTAGCCGGAATTATGGTACGCAACTCTGTATTGCTTATCGACTTTATCGACATACGTCTCAAAGATGGTATTCCATTAAAACAAGCTGTAATTGAAGCCGGAGCTGTACGCACTACACCTATCATACTGACTGCAGGAGGCGTAGTTTTGGGGGCAATCGTCATTCTATTCGACCCTATATTCCAAGGGTTAGCAATCTCACTGATGGGTGGAACAATAACCTCTACTGTGTTGACACTGATTGTTGTGCCACTGTTGTATTTCAAAATGTTGAAAAAGAAAGTAAAATGA